A genomic segment from Luteibacter aegosomatis encodes:
- the thyA gene encoding thymidylate synthase: MRHPEFQYLDLMSRVLEEGDRRIDRTGVGTLSVFGAFARFNVGRGEFPILTTKKVHWKLAVKEMLWFLSGETNIRPLLQAGVRIWTDWPLARFRKETGEPISQEDFEERIVHDEAFARTWGDLGPVYGKQWRRWRGTDGVEHDQVQGLIETLRENPYSRRMLFHAWNVAEIQDMALPPCHMVYQFHVDTSGKLSLLLFQRSCDLLLGAPFNWVGAVALLLMVAQQARLEPGELIWVGGDVHLYLNHLEQAKLQLSREPRDMPTLTLHSRASSIDDYRIEDFELSGYAPHPSIKADVAV, from the coding sequence ATGCGCCATCCGGAGTTCCAATACCTCGACCTCATGTCCCGAGTCCTGGAGGAGGGCGATCGCCGCATCGATCGCACCGGCGTCGGCACGTTGTCCGTCTTCGGTGCCTTTGCCCGGTTCAACGTGGGCAGGGGTGAGTTTCCGATCCTCACCACCAAGAAAGTCCACTGGAAACTGGCCGTCAAGGAAATGCTCTGGTTCCTGAGCGGCGAGACGAACATTCGTCCGCTGCTGCAGGCGGGCGTCCGCATCTGGACCGACTGGCCCCTCGCGAGATTCCGCAAGGAGACGGGCGAACCGATCTCCCAGGAAGACTTCGAAGAACGCATCGTCCATGACGAGGCCTTCGCCCGGACATGGGGCGACCTCGGCCCGGTGTACGGAAAGCAGTGGCGCAGGTGGCGGGGTACCGACGGCGTCGAGCACGATCAGGTCCAGGGCCTGATCGAGACGCTGCGGGAAAACCCATACAGCCGGCGCATGCTGTTCCACGCATGGAACGTCGCGGAGATCCAGGACATGGCGCTTCCGCCCTGTCACATGGTCTACCAGTTCCACGTCGATACGTCCGGCAAGCTGAGCCTGCTGCTGTTCCAGCGCAGCTGCGATCTGCTGCTGGGCGCGCCGTTCAACTGGGTCGGCGCCGTGGCGCTGCTGCTTATGGTCGCGCAGCAGGCGCGGCTCGAACCGGGCGAACTGATCTGGGTCGGTGGCGACGTGCATTTGTATCTGAACCACCTTGAACAGGCGAAACTGCAGCTCTCGCGTGAGCCCAGGGACATGCCGACGCTTACGCTCCACTCCAGGGCCTCGTCGATCGACGACTACCGGATCGAGGATTTCGAACTGTCGGGTTATGCACCGCATCCGTCCATCAAGGCGGACGTCGCCGTCTGA
- the rplU gene encoding 50S ribosomal protein L21, translating to MSYAVIKTGGKQYRVMQGEVLRVELLPAEVDATFTFDEVLLVGEGESITVGAPLVAGATVSAKIRAHGRADKIRIVKFRRRKHYKRTQGHRQHYTEIEITGINA from the coding sequence ATGAGCTACGCAGTCATCAAGACCGGTGGCAAGCAGTACCGCGTGATGCAGGGCGAAGTCCTGCGCGTCGAGCTGCTCCCCGCCGAAGTCGATGCCACCTTCACGTTCGATGAGGTCCTCCTCGTCGGCGAAGGCGAGTCGATCACCGTCGGCGCCCCGCTGGTCGCCGGTGCCACCGTCAGCGCGAAGATCCGCGCCCACGGCCGCGCCGACAAGATCCGCATCGTCAAGTTCCGTCGTCGCAAGCACTACAAGCGCACGCAGGGACATCGTCAGCACTACACCGAAATCGAGATCACGGGCATCAACGCCTGA
- a CDS encoding TetR/AcrR family transcriptional regulator yields MAVMGRPRGFDRDKAIDEALDLFWQNGFEATSLSQLKAAIGGGISAPSFYAAFGSKEALFQECARRYLDTYARVTECLWDETMAPRDAVETALRRSAKMQYERHHPKGCMVGLGVMSAPSEEHASVSDSLTRSRSRTRAGFAACVQRGIDAGELAADTHPRALAAVFDAFLLGVSVLARDGVGLSAVEGGITRVMAAWDAASVGPKRRAR; encoded by the coding sequence ATGGCCGTGATGGGTCGACCGCGAGGGTTCGATCGCGACAAGGCGATCGACGAAGCCTTGGACCTCTTCTGGCAGAACGGATTCGAAGCGACGTCGCTGAGCCAGTTGAAGGCTGCCATCGGCGGCGGGATTTCCGCGCCCAGCTTCTATGCGGCGTTCGGCTCCAAGGAGGCGTTGTTCCAGGAGTGCGCCCGGCGCTATCTGGACACGTACGCGCGGGTCACCGAATGCCTGTGGGACGAAACCATGGCGCCGCGCGACGCCGTCGAGACGGCTTTGCGACGATCCGCGAAAATGCAGTACGAGCGACATCACCCCAAGGGCTGCATGGTGGGTCTGGGCGTCATGAGCGCACCGTCGGAGGAGCATGCGTCGGTCAGCGATTCGCTGACGCGCTCGCGTTCGCGCACCCGTGCGGGATTCGCCGCGTGCGTCCAGCGTGGCATCGACGCCGGCGAACTGGCCGCCGACACCCATCCTCGCGCGTTGGCGGCGGTCTTCGACGCCTTCCTGCTGGGGGTATCCGTGCTCGCGCGGGACGGCGTCGGCCTGAGCGCCGTGGAGGGGGGCATCACGCGGGTCATGGCCGCGTGGGACGCCGCATCGGTCGGGCCCAAGCGCCGCGCGCGATGA
- the lgt gene encoding prolipoprotein diacylglyceryl transferase: MTAPFVVDIDPVAFSLGPVQVHWYGLMYLGGFLGGWALGEYRRRQGRLPVNADRFGDLMFYAMMGVVVGGRVGYMLFYTAIDWIWTDPLAIFRVWDGGMSFHGGLLGVLAAGLWWSRRNGVKFFDAVDFVAPLVPLGLGLGRLGNFINGELWGKPTDLPIGMIFPHAPDALPRHPNPLYEFALEGVVMFTVLWIFSMKPRRRYAVSGLFALLYGVFRFTIEFVRVPDAQLGYLAFGWVTMGQILSLPLIAVGILLLLMSRRAPYAPTAPAAH, translated from the coding sequence ATGACCGCTCCTTTCGTTGTCGACATCGATCCCGTCGCCTTTTCGCTCGGCCCCGTCCAGGTCCACTGGTATGGCCTGATGTACCTGGGCGGCTTCCTCGGCGGCTGGGCACTGGGCGAGTACCGCCGCCGCCAGGGCCGCCTGCCGGTCAACGCCGACCGCTTCGGCGATCTCATGTTCTACGCGATGATGGGCGTGGTGGTTGGCGGCCGCGTGGGCTACATGCTGTTCTACACGGCCATCGACTGGATATGGACCGATCCGCTGGCCATCTTCCGCGTGTGGGACGGCGGCATGTCCTTCCACGGTGGCCTGCTCGGCGTGCTGGCCGCGGGCCTATGGTGGTCGCGCCGTAACGGCGTAAAATTCTTCGATGCGGTGGATTTCGTGGCGCCGCTCGTGCCGCTCGGCCTGGGTCTGGGCCGCCTGGGCAATTTCATCAACGGCGAGCTGTGGGGCAAACCCACGGATCTGCCCATCGGCATGATCTTCCCGCATGCGCCGGACGCGCTGCCGCGCCATCCCAATCCCCTTTACGAATTCGCGCTCGAGGGCGTGGTGATGTTCACGGTGCTGTGGATCTTCTCCATGAAGCCGCGCCGCCGGTATGCCGTGTCGGGCCTGTTCGCGTTGCTCTACGGCGTGTTCCGCTTCACCATCGAATTCGTCCGCGTGCCCGACGCGCAGCTGGGCTACCTCGCCTTCGGCTGGGTCACCATGGGCCAGATCCTCTCGCTGCCGCTCATCGCGGTGGGCATCCTCCTCCTGCTCATGTCGCGACGGGCGCCCTATGCGCCGACGGCGCCGGCAGCCCACTGA
- a CDS encoding acyl-CoA thioesterase: MSTEASTTPAPIPVFITPMDVRWQDLDAYNHVNNANYLVYLQEARLKWLMQLPEQWYSPAAAPVMAHSEINYRLPIEWPADVQVELYVNRLGTSSMTVGHRIVDSNDATRVHADGSVTMVWIDTKSGRPVPVPQVIRDAVAEAEKG; the protein is encoded by the coding sequence ATGAGCACCGAAGCCTCGACCACGCCCGCACCGATCCCCGTCTTCATCACGCCGATGGACGTGCGCTGGCAGGATCTCGACGCCTACAACCATGTCAACAACGCGAACTACCTGGTCTACCTCCAGGAAGCGCGCCTCAAGTGGCTGATGCAGCTTCCCGAGCAGTGGTACAGCCCGGCCGCCGCGCCGGTGATGGCGCATAGCGAGATCAACTATCGCCTGCCCATCGAATGGCCCGCCGACGTGCAGGTGGAGCTCTACGTGAATCGCCTGGGCACCAGCTCGATGACGGTCGGCCACCGGATCGTCGATTCGAACGACGCCACCCGCGTGCATGCCGACGGCAGCGTCACGATGGTGTGGATCGACACCAAGAGCGGGCGGCCGGTGCCGGTGCCGCAGGTGATTCGCGATGCCGTGGCGGAAGCGGAAAAGGGCTGA
- a CDS encoding DUF4139 domain-containing protein: MRRTLALAIALGIALPVAADERSTLTLYRADNDQLFATDGRAVSGDGYAVVHERRAFDLKGGTQDLSIDGLPSALDSEALSLRFPGKGARVVSQRLMLGQGFDAAISGLTGKDVTVVGTTGQPIASGTLVHGGDPLVIRDAGGATSLVKDYAALRLSGSADIARGSTLQVRVAGASAGRTTAQLDYPTSGLGWRGAYVATIAPGNTCRMDFDASASIANRSGRDWKDVSLKLIAGDANRAKSAPQPRMFKGMVAAAPMAANMDAMPEQATLGDLRTYTLPAAVDLPDGSVTQTPLYDRRTIDCEREAVYDTQMRYYNSPPRLERDIGMPPSTPIVSTVRFKAFDSLPAGYVRVLTADRDGNAELLGEGRLDDMPKNKEATVTLGNAFDLTATREQTSFAASVADHRIDEGTRITLNNASDASRTVTVREHPNRWRAWTLTSSSVKPTKNTPDGLEFKIDVPAHGTATLDYAVRYTWAATDLPQ, encoded by the coding sequence ATGCGTCGCACCCTCGCACTGGCGATCGCCCTCGGCATCGCCCTTCCCGTCGCCGCCGATGAGCGCAGCACGCTCACCCTCTATCGTGCCGACAACGACCAGCTCTTCGCCACCGACGGCCGGGCCGTATCCGGTGACGGTTATGCCGTGGTCCACGAGCGCCGCGCGTTCGACCTCAAGGGCGGCACGCAGGACCTCTCCATCGACGGCCTTCCCTCCGCGCTCGACAGCGAGGCGCTGAGCCTGCGCTTTCCCGGCAAGGGCGCGCGCGTGGTGTCGCAGCGCCTGATGCTGGGCCAGGGTTTCGATGCGGCCATTTCCGGCCTCACCGGGAAAGACGTGACCGTGGTCGGCACGACCGGCCAGCCCATCGCCAGCGGTACGCTGGTGCACGGCGGCGATCCGCTCGTGATCCGCGACGCCGGCGGCGCCACGAGCCTGGTGAAGGACTACGCCGCCCTGCGCCTGTCCGGTTCCGCCGACATCGCACGCGGCTCGACGCTGCAGGTTCGCGTCGCGGGCGCGTCGGCCGGCCGCACCACCGCACAGCTCGACTACCCCACCTCCGGCCTCGGGTGGCGCGGCGCCTACGTGGCGACGATCGCGCCGGGCAACACCTGCCGCATGGATTTCGATGCCTCGGCCAGCATCGCCAATCGTAGCGGCCGTGACTGGAAGGACGTGTCCCTGAAGCTCATCGCCGGGGACGCCAACCGGGCGAAATCCGCGCCGCAGCCACGCATGTTCAAGGGCATGGTCGCCGCCGCGCCGATGGCCGCGAACATGGACGCCATGCCCGAGCAGGCCACGCTCGGTGACCTGCGCACCTACACCCTGCCCGCCGCGGTGGACCTTCCGGACGGGAGCGTCACCCAGACCCCGCTGTACGATCGCCGCACCATCGATTGCGAGCGCGAAGCGGTGTACGACACGCAGATGCGTTACTACAACTCGCCACCCCGCCTCGAGCGCGACATCGGCATGCCGCCCAGCACGCCCATCGTGTCCACGGTGCGCTTCAAGGCCTTCGACAGCCTGCCCGCGGGTTACGTGCGCGTACTCACCGCCGACCGCGACGGCAACGCCGAACTGCTCGGCGAGGGCCGACTCGACGATATGCCGAAGAACAAGGAAGCCACCGTCACGCTCGGTAACGCGTTCGACCTCACCGCCACGCGCGAGCAGACGTCGTTCGCGGCGAGCGTCGCCGACCATCGGATCGACGAGGGCACGCGCATCACGCTCAACAACGCGAGCGACGCGAGCCGCACCGTCACGGTGCGTGAGCATCCGAACCGCTGGCGCGCCTGGACGCTCACCTCGTCGTCGGTCAAGCCGACGAAGAACACGCCCGACGGACTGGAGTTCAAGATCGATGTGCCCGCCCACGGCACGGCCACGCTCGATTACGCCGTACGCTATACCTGGGCCGCCACCGATCTTCCGCAGTAA
- a CDS encoding Nudix family hydrolase, with product MMHVAAGVLVDGAGRILIAQRPPGKHLAGLWEFPGGKLEPGEDTAAALERELDEELGIAVDPLSFEPLIRIPWSYGERAMCLDALVVRAWSGEPAALDAAAIAWRDPRDIDPAMLAPADRPILAALRLPEHYPITPADLSVDTAITHVRVALARGERLIQWRLPSMPLTQARAGAALLLPDLHRFGASMLLNRDIEGARDLGLGVHLSAAQLRELDTRPLPLSQWVAASCHDAEELALASRLGCDFATLSPVMTTASHPDAEPLGWPRFAKLVEAASLPVFALGGVGPGDAAVARMHAGQGVAGIRGFGAMASRTGFAPSLR from the coding sequence ATGATGCATGTCGCCGCCGGCGTGCTGGTGGACGGTGCCGGCCGCATCCTCATCGCGCAGCGTCCGCCGGGTAAGCACCTGGCGGGCCTGTGGGAGTTTCCCGGCGGCAAGCTCGAGCCCGGCGAAGATACCGCCGCGGCGCTGGAGCGTGAGCTGGACGAGGAACTGGGCATCGCCGTCGATCCGTTGTCGTTCGAGCCATTGATCCGCATTCCGTGGTCGTATGGCGAGCGGGCCATGTGCCTGGATGCCCTGGTGGTGCGAGCGTGGAGTGGCGAGCCCGCCGCCCTCGATGCGGCGGCGATCGCATGGCGCGATCCGCGCGACATCGATCCCGCGATGCTGGCGCCCGCCGATCGGCCCATCCTCGCCGCATTGCGGCTTCCCGAGCATTATCCGATCACGCCGGCCGATCTCTCCGTGGATACGGCCATTACGCACGTTCGCGTGGCCTTGGCCCGGGGAGAGCGGCTTATCCAGTGGCGATTGCCTTCGATGCCGCTTACGCAGGCGCGCGCGGGGGCGGCTCTCCTGCTTCCCGATCTTCATCGCTTCGGTGCGTCGATGCTGCTCAATCGCGACATCGAGGGCGCCCGCGACCTGGGGCTCGGCGTGCATCTGTCGGCGGCGCAACTGCGCGAGCTCGATACCCGGCCGTTGCCGCTGTCGCAATGGGTGGCGGCGTCATGCCATGACGCCGAGGAACTTGCCCTGGCCTCGCGCCTGGGCTGCGATTTCGCGACGCTGTCGCCGGTGATGACCACGGCGAGCCATCCGGATGCGGAACCGCTGGGGTGGCCGCGGTTCGCCAAGCTCGTCGAGGCGGCTTCGTTGCCGGTGTTCGCGCTGGGCGGTGTCGGCCCGGGCGATGCAGCGGTGGCGCGGATGCATGCGGGGCAGGGTGTGGCGGGTATCCGCGGCTTCGGCGCGATGGCATCGCGAACAGGGTTCGCTCCCTCCCTCCGGTAG
- the uvrA gene encoding excinuclease ABC subunit UvrA, whose translation MDSIRIRGARTHNLKNIDLDLPRDKLIVITGLSGSGKSSLAFDTIYAEGQRRYVESLSAYARQFLSMMEKPDVDTIEGLSPAISIEQKSTSHNPRSTVGTITEVYDYLRLLYARVGTPRCPNHGTPLEAQTVSQMVDTAMALDADKRWMLLAPVIRERKGEHVQVFEQLRAQGFVRARVDGEVYDLDAVPPLTLRQKHTIEAVIDRFRPRDDIKQRLAESFETALRLGDGIVVLVDMDDAKAPEQLFSSRYSCPLCDYSLPELEPRLFSFNSPVGACPTCDGLGVTQVFDPARVVGHPELSLAGGAIRGWDRRNAYYYQMIVSLAKHYGFDPETPWRQLPKSAQNAVLNGSGKEVIPFRYLTDRGGKVTREHKFEGILPNLERRYRETESAAVREELARYISDHPCPDCGGQRLNPSARNVFVADKAIPELTSLAIDAALDFFAKLKLAGWRGEIAVKIVKEIRERLTFLNDVGLNYLTLDRQADSLSGGEAQRIRLASQIGAGLVGVMYVLDEPSIGLHQRDNERLLGTLTRLRDLGNTVIVVEHDEDAIRAADHILDIGPGAGVHGGDIVAEGTLAEVLKSPRSVTAKYLTGERGIEVPAKRREARDGQWLELKGATGNNLKDVDLRVPIGTFTCVTGVSGSGKSTLINDTFYRIAAMELNGASEQPAPYESIEGLNLFDKVVDIDQSPIGRTPRSNPATYTGLFTPLRELYAQVPEARSRGYTPGRFSFNVRGGRCEACEGDGMIKVEMHFLPDVYVPCDVCHGKRYNRETLEVLYKGHTIADVLDMTVEDAFKLFENVPVIARKLETLRAVGLDYIKLGQSATTLSGGEAQRVKLSKELSKRDTGSTLYILDEPTTGLHFHDIEQLLDVLHKLVEHGNTVVVIEHNLDVIKTADWLVDLGPEGGAGGGRILVSGTPETVAATKASHTGRFLLPHLKPAKPVVAKPAPTKKATTKAAPAKKTAKKKRTA comes from the coding sequence ATGGACAGCATTCGCATCCGCGGCGCCCGCACGCACAATCTCAAGAACATCGACCTCGACCTCCCGCGTGACAAGCTCATCGTCATCACGGGGCTGTCCGGGTCCGGCAAATCCTCGCTGGCCTTCGACACCATCTATGCCGAAGGTCAGCGTCGCTACGTCGAGTCGCTGTCGGCCTATGCCCGGCAGTTCCTCTCGATGATGGAAAAGCCGGACGTGGACACCATCGAAGGCCTTTCCCCGGCCATCTCGATCGAGCAGAAGTCGACGTCCCATAACCCCCGCTCCACCGTCGGCACGATCACCGAGGTGTACGACTACCTGCGCCTGCTCTACGCGCGCGTCGGCACGCCGCGCTGTCCGAACCACGGCACGCCGCTCGAGGCTCAGACCGTGAGCCAGATGGTGGACACGGCCATGGCGCTCGACGCCGACAAGCGCTGGATGCTCCTGGCGCCGGTGATCCGCGAGCGCAAGGGCGAGCACGTACAGGTGTTCGAGCAGTTGCGCGCGCAAGGCTTCGTGCGCGCCCGCGTCGACGGCGAGGTCTACGACCTCGACGCCGTGCCGCCCCTCACGCTGCGCCAGAAACACACCATCGAGGCGGTGATCGACCGCTTCCGCCCGCGCGACGACATCAAGCAACGCCTGGCCGAATCCTTCGAGACCGCCCTGCGACTGGGCGACGGCATCGTCGTGCTGGTGGACATGGACGACGCGAAGGCGCCGGAGCAGTTGTTCTCGTCGCGCTATTCGTGCCCGTTGTGCGACTACTCGCTGCCGGAGCTGGAGCCGCGCCTGTTCTCGTTCAACTCGCCGGTCGGCGCCTGCCCCACCTGCGACGGCCTAGGCGTCACCCAGGTGTTCGACCCCGCGCGCGTGGTCGGCCATCCGGAACTGAGCCTTGCCGGCGGTGCGATCCGCGGCTGGGATCGTCGCAACGCGTACTACTACCAGATGATCGTCTCGCTGGCGAAGCACTACGGCTTCGATCCGGAGACACCGTGGCGCCAGTTGCCGAAGTCGGCGCAGAACGCCGTGCTCAACGGATCGGGCAAGGAGGTCATCCCCTTCCGCTACCTCACCGACCGGGGCGGCAAGGTCACCCGCGAGCACAAGTTCGAAGGCATCCTGCCCAACCTCGAGCGTCGCTACCGCGAGACCGAATCGGCGGCCGTGCGCGAAGAACTGGCGCGCTATATCTCCGACCATCCCTGCCCCGACTGCGGCGGCCAGCGCCTGAATCCCTCGGCGCGCAACGTCTTCGTGGCCGACAAGGCGATTCCCGAACTCACCTCGCTCGCCATCGACGCGGCGCTCGATTTCTTCGCCAAGCTCAAGCTCGCCGGCTGGCGTGGCGAGATCGCGGTGAAGATCGTCAAGGAAATCCGAGAGCGCCTAACGTTCCTCAACGACGTGGGCCTGAACTACCTCACCCTCGATCGCCAGGCCGACTCCCTGTCGGGTGGGGAGGCGCAGCGCATCCGACTCGCCAGCCAGATCGGTGCGGGCCTCGTCGGCGTGATGTACGTGCTGGACGAGCCCTCCATCGGCCTGCACCAGCGCGACAACGAGCGCCTGCTGGGCACGCTCACCCGCCTGCGCGACCTGGGCAACACCGTGATCGTGGTGGAACACGACGAGGACGCCATCCGCGCGGCCGACCACATCCTCGACATCGGTCCGGGCGCCGGCGTGCATGGCGGCGATATCGTCGCCGAGGGCACGCTGGCCGAGGTGCTGAAATCGCCGCGCTCGGTCACCGCCAAATACCTCACCGGCGAGCGCGGCATCGAAGTGCCGGCGAAACGCCGCGAGGCACGCGACGGCCAGTGGCTGGAACTGAAGGGCGCCACCGGCAACAACCTCAAGGACGTCGACCTCCGCGTGCCGATCGGCACGTTCACGTGCGTCACGGGGGTGTCCGGCTCGGGCAAGTCCACGCTGATCAACGACACGTTCTATCGCATCGCCGCGATGGAGCTCAACGGCGCCAGCGAGCAGCCCGCACCGTACGAATCGATCGAGGGCCTGAACCTCTTCGACAAGGTGGTGGACATCGACCAGTCGCCGATCGGCCGCACGCCACGCTCCAATCCGGCCACCTATACCGGCCTGTTCACGCCGCTGCGCGAACTCTACGCCCAGGTGCCCGAGGCGCGTTCGCGCGGCTACACGCCGGGCCGCTTCAGCTTCAACGTGCGTGGCGGACGGTGCGAAGCCTGCGAAGGCGACGGCATGATCAAGGTGGAAATGCACTTCCTCCCCGACGTGTACGTGCCGTGCGACGTCTGCCACGGCAAGCGCTACAACCGCGAAACGCTCGAGGTGCTCTACAAGGGCCACACCATCGCCGACGTGCTCGACATGACGGTGGAAGACGCGTTCAAACTGTTCGAGAACGTGCCGGTGATCGCGCGCAAGCTCGAAACCCTGCGCGCGGTCGGCCTCGATTACATCAAGCTCGGACAGAGCGCCACCACGCTGTCCGGCGGCGAGGCGCAGCGCGTGAAGCTGTCCAAGGAGCTGTCCAAGCGCGACACGGGCAGCACGCTCTATATCCTCGACGAGCCCACCACCGGCCTGCACTTCCACGACATCGAGCAACTGCTCGACGTGCTGCACAAGCTCGTCGAGCACGGCAACACGGTGGTGGTGATCGAGCACAACCTCGACGTGATCAAGACCGCCGACTGGCTGGTCGATCTCGGTCCCGAGGGAGGTGCCGGCGGCGGCCGGATCCTCGTCAGCGGCACGCCGGAAACGGTGGCCGCCACGAAGGCGTCGCACACCGGCCGGTTCCTGCTGCCGCACCTGAAGCCCGCCAAACCCGTCGTCGCGAAGCCCGCGCCGACGAAGAAGGCGACCACCAAGGCCGCTCCGGCCAAGAAGACCGCGAAGAAGAAAAGGACCGCATGA
- a CDS encoding dihydrofolate reductase: MAVHLVAALDENFAIGKQGGLPWHLPDDLKYFKELTVGRAVLMGRKTAESIGRALPDRVNYVLSRKGEAPFPGQITVRSVTEAQASCGHTGLMVIGGGEVFREALPYAKELYLTWVDGKFEGADVFFPGIDFKHWTEVSRIHHQKDKDHAHAFDMVKYVYNG; the protein is encoded by the coding sequence ATGGCTGTTCACCTGGTTGCCGCGCTCGACGAAAACTTTGCCATCGGCAAGCAGGGGGGGCTGCCCTGGCACCTGCCTGACGACCTGAAGTACTTCAAGGAACTGACGGTGGGCAGGGCGGTGCTCATGGGACGCAAGACCGCCGAGTCGATCGGCCGTGCCCTGCCGGATCGCGTCAACTACGTGCTTTCGCGCAAGGGCGAGGCGCCGTTTCCCGGCCAGATCACCGTGCGCTCGGTGACCGAAGCGCAGGCCAGCTGCGGTCATACGGGGCTGATGGTCATCGGTGGCGGCGAAGTCTTCCGCGAGGCGCTGCCTTATGCGAAAGAGCTGTACCTGACCTGGGTGGACGGCAAGTTCGAGGGTGCCGACGTGTTCTTCCCGGGCATCGATTTCAAGCATTGGACCGAGGTGTCGCGCATCCATCACCAGAAGGACAAGGACCACGCGCACGCCTTCGACATGGTCAAGTACGTCTACAACGGATGA
- a CDS encoding enoyl-CoA hydratase/isomerase family protein: MLDILLHDGDIHEIRLARAPVNAMDMALVTALREAVENAPANGARGIVISGAQGMFSAGVDVPALIQRDRAGVAEFWNAFFAMCGAVAASPIPTVAAITGHSPAGGAVLSLFCDYRIMAHGVYKIGLNEVQVGISVPEPIQYAMRRIVGAYRAERLLVAGAMVDAEQAHAIGLVDELAAVEQVVMRAVLWLGDMLKLPPKAMLRTRAIARADLVAMWGDTSGLLDPGFIDDFFGEETQSVLKALVARLKAPR; the protein is encoded by the coding sequence ATGCTCGACATCCTTCTCCACGACGGCGACATCCACGAAATCCGCCTGGCCCGCGCCCCGGTGAACGCCATGGACATGGCCCTGGTGACCGCATTGCGCGAGGCCGTGGAAAACGCGCCCGCCAACGGCGCACGGGGCATCGTGATTTCCGGTGCGCAGGGCATGTTCTCGGCCGGCGTGGACGTACCCGCCCTGATCCAGCGCGACCGGGCCGGAGTGGCCGAGTTCTGGAACGCGTTCTTCGCCATGTGCGGTGCGGTGGCTGCTTCACCGATACCGACGGTCGCCGCCATCACCGGTCACAGCCCGGCCGGCGGCGCCGTGCTGTCGCTGTTCTGCGATTACCGCATCATGGCGCACGGTGTATACAAGATCGGCCTCAACGAGGTGCAGGTCGGCATTTCGGTGCCCGAACCCATCCAGTACGCCATGCGCCGCATCGTCGGCGCCTATCGTGCCGAGCGCCTCCTCGTGGCCGGGGCGATGGTGGATGCCGAGCAGGCCCACGCCATCGGCCTCGTCGACGAGCTGGCGGCGGTGGAGCAGGTGGTCATGCGCGCCGTGCTCTGGCTCGGCGACATGCTGAAGCTGCCGCCCAAGGCCATGCTTCGCACCCGCGCCATCGCACGGGCCGATCTCGTGGCAATGTGGGGCGATACGTCGGGGCTGCTCGACCCCGGCTTCATCGACGACTTCTTCGGCGAGGAAACGCAGTCCGTGCTGAAGGCGCTCGTCGCACGCCTCAAGGCACCAAGGTAG
- a CDS encoding DUF2059 domain-containing protein, translating to MRKRTAVAAGLLLAVCTGQAMAAQPSEQQVRKLMEVVGMGRMLSQMNSQMAGVMQTALPCVPASYWQGFVDQNATNQLIGRMVPVYQKHFTDKEIDELLKFYSTPTGQKVIREMPATMAEGMQIGKTWGQERGQQMIKQLQGQGTLNAQGQCPATGGTAKPAPGK from the coding sequence ATGCGTAAACGGACAGCGGTTGCGGCAGGCCTCCTGCTGGCGGTGTGCACGGGACAGGCCATGGCGGCGCAGCCGAGCGAGCAGCAGGTGCGCAAGCTGATGGAAGTCGTGGGCATGGGACGGATGCTGAGCCAGATGAACAGCCAGATGGCGGGCGTGATGCAGACGGCGCTGCCCTGCGTGCCGGCCAGCTACTGGCAGGGCTTCGTCGACCAGAACGCCACCAACCAGCTGATCGGGCGCATGGTGCCGGTTTACCAGAAGCACTTCACCGACAAGGAAATCGACGAACTGCTCAAGTTCTACAGCACTCCCACCGGCCAGAAGGTGATCCGCGAGATGCCGGCGACCATGGCCGAGGGCATGCAGATCGGCAAGACCTGGGGCCAGGAGCGCGGGCAGCAGATGATCAAGCAGTTGCAGGGGCAGGGCACGCTGAACGCCCAGGGCCAGTGCCCGGCCACGGGCGGCACGGCCAAGCCGGCGCCCGGCAAGTAA